The DNA region TGACTACCACATCGAGTGCGGAATACTGGCGAACGATGCTCACATAGTCACTGGTTCCAGCGATGGAGATGCCTTTGTCTACGACCTGCTGGAAACCAAAGTTTTGCAGCGCATACGCATAAGTACAGCGGTTGCAGTGTTATATTTACTATataagtcattgatttttctgtttattttAGGTGATAATGGCGGTGTGGTCCACTCTTTAGCCACCCATCCCAAGCGACAGGAAATGCTTTTCGCCAGACGTCGGGATATGTACGTTTTCTCCACCGATCTGCAAATCGAAGAGGAGCAATTGTAGTTTATAAGTCCATCTAGTTTAAGACCAGGCTAGTGATAGGTATCTTCATAGGGTTCATCTCCATGGTGGCCAATTGAAAATACACCTCAAATAGTGTTGTTCGTGACCATTAAAccataaacatattttataaacCCCACCATTAAAAAACTGTTTCTAATTTTGTTGagggaaaaaggaaaaaccaTTTATTTGACAtaatttgttgtattttttttgttttcatagaGCATGAATGTATGTAGTAATATGGGGTTGTTGTTTTGCATGATCTGGCTTATATATTCTTCACGATTTCGTTTCCTTTAACTATGAACGGCCTGCATAATGTTTCCTAATCAAATATATCGAATGCGGACGGGTGggcgagtgggcgtggctgacAAAACGTAGATGCCTGCATGCACTTGCTGTTTCCTTCATCATTCTCATAGTCTCTCTCCTTGTGTGGAAAATGCGGGACGCCAAGCCGCGGCGACGCTGTGCGAGGAACAGTTTCTTCAATTCGAATCGGGGGGAATCCCCTATCAGACTGGCGCCCAAACAGGGACACTTGGTGTCCCAGCAGGCAGACAAAAATATCTGaagaaactaaaaacaaataatcGCACAGCGTCGGCGCAGCTTGGCGAAGGGAGACAGCTGCATGGTCCTCTCGCTCGCACGTGcgcattctttttttttttcgtaaagGGGGGGGACTAAGGATCAAGGATCAAGGGATTCTTGGTTAAACTCTCTGAACTTGTCGTACTTAAGTTACTAAAGcatattaaatatgtatgcaAAGTATTTGTTTATTGTAGTTTAGTAGTAATATTATGTAATGTTCCGTTACTTATGTTCGTATGTACTCTGCatgtattatttatatatgttgTGGTAGGTATGCgtaatttgtatataatttatatttatatatatatatatatttatataatagtTTATATAATAAACGTTTTCACTTGCTTTAGTTCTGTTTACTGTTTTtcgttttgcatttttttttcttttcctttagattgttttaatattttttttaatgttttatttatgtttaatCTTTACCACCCACGCTCTGCACTCGCTTACATAATTagacttaaaattttttttacagaAATATATCAACAAAAACTCAATAAGTTCCATTCaaagtatatgtatgtacgcCTAGTAAACGTTAAAATTAAAgataagaaaaaataatttaaaaaaaggtaaaaatTAATGCGATGGTGTTTATAGAGTTCAAGGAATCATCAATAAAAACTTGCTTAAGCAATTTCCGGCATCTCTCAACTTCCGATTATCTCTGGCGCCCTTTTCACTGCATGCAATTCAAACGAATTaaccaaacaaaaattgtattaattttatgtctattttctttttctttccaTTTTGTACTCTGTTTTGTTGTTTCGGTTTCGTTTCTTGTCGTTTTGCTGTTTGCCTGCTGCTCTACTATGTTGTTCAAAATCAATTGTTGCACtcttctttgttttttatatctgtTAATTCTAGTTTCTTAACCAATAAATGAACAAATGTTATGTGTGTACTTTCTTTCTTTGCATTTAATTACAGTGGCTATAtgtgtgttgttgttgtggtttgTTGTTGGCGTTTGAAGCTTGGAAAGAGAGGTCTGGTTGAGTTTGAAGTTAAATCATAAGTATcccaaaaatacaaaaattgatTTAGGTCTTGCTTGGTATATGTATCATaattttcgtttgtttttttgtttgttgttaaaCTCTTACTAATTTACATACTTTTGCCTCTGCCTCTGCCTCTGTTTGGTAACAGTCTCTTTAACGTTTCTGTggctactgctgctgctgctgatgatgctaCTACTTTTACTGCTTACAATAAGGTTAAAGTTACTGCTACTATTGTTACTTTTACTGTTACTGTTACTGTTACGTTGCCGGGAGGCAGCAAAAGGATTTTGCTTAGTAAACTGTTGAGTGGTTGCTGCTGTTTttgccgttgttgttgctgttgttgtcggTATGGTGGTTGTGGTTGTTGCTTCCTGGCGAGCGCCTTTAATACTAGCTCGTGCCCCAGTCACAGCTCCTgacccacgttgggcgccacaTCTTCCTCCTGCTTTTGCTCCAGCTGCCGCAATACATCCCGAACTGGAACCCGAACCCGAACCCGCTCCCTTTTTGGGGCCATTGAATCAGGACGACGGCAGCTGCTTGGCCACTATCACGCCCGGCCGGCATTGTTTCAAGGCTGTGGTGATGGTCAGCTGCTGGGCTCCACCGCTGCCATTGCTCCCAGTGATTATGGTGCCCGTCGTCGAGCCCGCTTGCAAATGAtggctgctgccgctgccgttgCCGCTGCCACTGCTCCCATGGCCGCCCGTTGTTTGCACCTTAAAGATCGCCGTCGGCGTAACGGTGGTACTGCTGCTGCTCGTCGAAACCAAACCGCCAGCATCTTTGGCCGTCTTGGCCGTAATGATAACCTGCTTATTGCCGCCACTGCTCTTCAGCTGAAGGAAGGGTCGCAGCTCCGCCAGCGCCGCATGTTGCTTGCCCGTGGTGGTGAGGGCCAGCGGTGCATCCTGCGCCAGCCGATGATgatgcagctgctgctgctggtgatgCACTCCAGTCATTTGGTGATGATGCTGCTGGAGATTCTGCTGCTGGCCAAACTTCTCTTGGCCCCCACTGCCGTCCGCAAACAGATGATCGCCCTCCAGATGCCGGATGGCCTGAACAATGGTCTCCAGATTCTGACGATGTGGATGCTGATAGTGTGTGGTGGTCTGAATCGATGGCAGATCATGTTTCTCCGCCTTCACCTTGACAATCTTCTCGTGGATGCGCTCCACCTCCACCTTGGGCGTGGCTTTGATTGCCGCCTGCAGAATGGGCTGCAGCATTGCAGCACTCGACGTGCATCCTTCGGCATAGGCTTTGGCAATTGCGTTCACATTGACCTCGTTTTCGGACTCCGTGGAGCTGTTCGACGACAGGATGACCTCCTCGTGCACCTGATCCTCGGTGATGATCTCGGCAGCGGCATCGGCCTCCAGTTCTTCGATGCTGGAGCAGACGACCACCTGCTGTTGGCCAGTCATCTCATCGATTTCCACGTACGAGACGGTGCCACCGAGTTCCTCCAAATCCTCGGTGCGAACAAAGTTATCGGTATGCTCGATGACCTCGCGTGGAATGTAGGCGCCACTATTTCCTCCGGATGCGGCTGCCACCGCTGTGCCGGGTGGTGCGGTTGCCACACTGTACAGCTGCCTCTTGATCATCTGCAGCTCATCCTCGAGCAGTCGCCGCAGGCTGCGCTCCTTCTCCAGCTGCTTCTTCGATTCGTGGAGTTCCTTGGCCGCCAGTAGGGTGGCGTTGTTCAGTTTGGTGGCCGCCGCACCGCCGGCCGTTAGCAGGGTCATCGGTTCCGGGGACATGGAGCCCAGACCCTCGTCGGAACTGTCGCTAATCGCCTGGATGTTGATCACGTTGTCCGTCAGCTTGCGCTTCTTGATGGCCACCGCCGTGGAGTTGCCCCCGCTGGCATTGGAATCGTTGTAGTTTCCGCCGGAGTTGGCACCACCCTCGCCGGatcctcctccgccgccggCCTCGTGCTCGCCCACCTGTCGCTTCAGTTCGCTGTTCTGCGTGAGCAGCTGCGTCTTCTGGTTCTCCAGCTCCACAATGTATTGGAAGGTCTGTTGCAGGATGGCGGCCTGGAAAGAAAAGCGAGTGAGGGTTAGGCCAAGGTTCAAAGAAAGATAATTGAGTTGAGATACAAGCAAGGGGTAAATGGCTCATGGTTTGGTATTTTACTGGTGAGTTAAGAAGTGATTACTAATGTTATGTCAAGTAAGTTAaggagaaataaataattcaataataaaattgtgtaatggaaatgaaaaaaatataattcttgtgcaaattaattttttatgaagTCTATAAATCGTTTCCCACATTCATATCCCTTTTCCATTTAATCCAATGATTTGTATGTTTACATCTCGTATATTTCTTGGGATGGTACATATAATGTGATCTTTAAATTGAGGAAATTATTAAGACATTAAACGGGGTCTGAAAATTGTGAAAATGttttaacaaaattaattttaaaagttaaaaCTTTTTGAGAAAAAAACCATTctacattatttttattaattctaTAGTTTGATCctcatttccatttcccttttccTATGATTTGTATCATTACATCTCGTATATTTTTGGGATGGTACTATAATATGTGATCATTAAGTTGAGGAAATTATTAACCCTTTAATCGGGGCCTCTCTTTTTCTCGCCCCGCAATAAAAGTCATTCAGaagacacacacacaacatTCAGAAGATTCACACATGGGGAATCTTCAGCTGAGCGTAGGAAAAGAAGGAGAAAAAGAAGGGTAAAaagaaggaggaggaggacgaagACGAAGCATAATTGCCGAGAGCAGACTTAATTGCAACAACACACAGCACATAAATAGCCTGGCTTGTTgcttttgcattttgcatttcGCCTTGACtgtttttgtttgccttttcGCAATGTTTATAGTAAATAGTGTAGTAAGGCTGCAAAACAAGCTGGCTCGACGAAAAGGTTAAGGAACTCGTGTCCTTCAAAATGCGCGCGCTCCTCATTTATCAGGCTTTGTACAACACTGGCCTGCAAAAAAGGCGTGGGAAGTAAAAGTTCATACATGGAATTTGAGAAGCGTGGTTTGAGGAGGCAGTAAAGATGGAAAACTGGCTTAGAAAGTGGCAAAGTCATCAGAAATCAGCGTGGGAGGACATATAGGCCACATATTCTGTAGAACTTACAACATTtttagagttatgataaaCTAAATGGGTCATGATAAACCTTAAAAGTGATCTTTAAGTAAAAGcagtaaacaaaaattaataaagataaaaaaaactaaaccccttttctaaaaatgtttttaggaGATGGCGCTGTTTCTAGACTAGTCCAAATAATTCTCTAAGCTGCTCAAGGTTAAGGGTAacttaatacaaaaaaaataaaaaatatttatttctacctttttttaaaaaaattttaaactgcaATCTAGGATTTACCATTAAGTTATTTTCACTAAAATATGTATTTGCTTGAAACTTGTTCCATAAAAACCTTACCAACTGtattgattttcattttctaaATAATCCCTCAtctaataaaaacatttttaaacaataaattaaattcgtatCCCAAAAAACCACAGCCTGTGAATGACATTTCCATTAGAAAAGAACCGCAGTCGGGGGCAGAAATCGTATAAATTCTGAACTTTTTCTCCCTCTACAAATGCCAAAGGAATGCGTTTGCATTCTTcaggctttgattaaaaaaccATAAATCTTATGTTGTTTTAGTGcagttcttgttgttgttgctgttgctgctgttgttg from Drosophila subpulchrella strain 33 F10 #4 breed RU33 chromosome 2L, RU_Dsub_v1.1 Primary Assembly, whole genome shotgun sequence includes:
- the LOC119546417 gene encoding uncharacterized protein LOC119546417, which encodes MSAVPVAIKTEEVILEHAEYNSAEELDEELQLQLEDSGGENYHIEYASESAHQGSQRRQSSMSGTNTSKGGGGGGGGALSDGDGSGKPLVDSEKRMRREIANSNERRRMQSINAGFQSLRSLLPRHEGEKLSKAAILQQTFQYIVELENQKTQLLTQNSELKRQVGEHEAGGGGGSGEGGANSGGNYNDSNASGGNSTAVAIKKRKLTDNVINIQAISDSSDEGLGSMSPEPMTLLTAGGAAATKLNNATLLAAKELHESKKQLEKERSLRRLLEDELQMIKRQLYSVATAPPGTAVAAASGGNSGAYIPREVIEHTDNFVRTEDLEELGGTVSYVEIDEMTGQQQVVVCSSIEELEADAAAEIITEDQVHEEVILSSNSSTESENEVNVNAIAKAYAEGCTSSAAMLQPILQAAIKATPKVEVERIHEKIVKVKAEKHDLPSIQTTTHYQHPHRQNLETIVQAIRHLEGDHLFADGSGGQEKFGQQQNLQQHHHQMTGVHHQQQQLHHHRLAQDAPLALTTTGKQHAALAELRPFLQLKSSGGNKQVIITAKTAKDAGGLVSTSSSSTTVTPTAIFKVQTTGGHGSSGSGNGSGSSHHLQAGSTTGTIITGSNGSGGAQQLTITTALKQCRPGVIVAKQLPSS